In Vibrio hippocampi, a single genomic region encodes these proteins:
- a CDS encoding Fic family protein: protein MWIWQQTGWPNFHWDKTVIEPLVRLTRLNQGILLGKMFSHSQDKSESFLDTLLANIVHSSAIEGEKLNAFSVRSSLANKLGLSEAQPYPTTEQTDGLAEIMVDAVENLASPLTLERVLHWHARLFPEGDSIFHPVIGGQLRGNTPMQVVSGRIDRPTVHFEAPEREKLDRALNEFILWFNQSRDDTSLDPLLRAAMTHLWFITLHPLDDGNGRITRLLTDLALAQAEQQSVRFYAMSVGILANRKSYYEILEQTQKGDLDITDWLVWFFETLNDTFDEVLKQIDQTVFKTNFWRNVDQTALTKEQVKVLNRMLDGDFTDGINTSQYHKVTKVSKPTATRHLIALVEQGCLEKSGAGRSTRYLLR from the coding sequence ATGTGGATCTGGCAACAGACAGGTTGGCCGAACTTTCATTGGGATAAAACCGTTATAGAACCGTTGGTTAGGCTTACTCGTCTCAACCAAGGTATCTTATTGGGTAAAATGTTCAGTCATTCTCAAGATAAATCAGAAAGCTTTTTAGATACCTTATTGGCGAACATTGTCCATTCCAGTGCGATTGAAGGTGAGAAACTCAATGCTTTCTCTGTACGCTCATCGCTGGCCAATAAACTGGGCTTATCAGAGGCTCAACCTTACCCGACAACCGAACAAACCGACGGTCTTGCTGAAATAATGGTAGATGCGGTTGAAAACCTAGCGTCGCCTTTAACGCTTGAACGAGTCTTACACTGGCATGCTCGGTTGTTTCCTGAGGGGGACTCAATATTCCATCCAGTGATTGGTGGTCAATTACGAGGCAATACACCGATGCAGGTCGTTTCTGGGCGAATCGATAGACCGACGGTTCACTTTGAAGCACCGGAGCGCGAGAAATTAGATCGCGCGTTAAATGAGTTTATCTTGTGGTTTAACCAATCCAGAGATGACACCTCGCTCGATCCGCTGTTAAGAGCGGCAATGACGCACTTGTGGTTTATTACCTTGCATCCGCTTGATGACGGGAACGGGCGTATCACTCGCTTATTGACTGACTTAGCGTTGGCTCAAGCGGAACAGCAATCAGTGCGCTTCTACGCCATGTCAGTGGGGATACTGGCGAATAGAAAAAGCTACTACGAGATCCTTGAACAAACCCAAAAAGGGGATCTGGACATAACCGATTGGTTAGTTTGGTTTTTTGAAACCTTGAACGATACGTTTGATGAGGTTTTAAAACAGATCGATCAGACCGTTTTTAAAACCAATTTTTGGCGCAATGTCGATCAAACAGCATTGACGAAAGAGCAAGTGAAAGTACTCAACCGGATGCTTGATGGCGACTTTACTGACGGGATTAATACCTCTCAATACCATAAGGTCACTAAGGTCAGTAAACCAACTGCAACGCGTCACTTGATCGCGCTGGTAGAGCAGGGCTGTTTAGAAAAATCTGGGGCAGGACGCAGTACTCGCTATTTACTACGCTAG
- a CDS encoding LysR family transcriptional regulator encodes MAKDLFFSMDLNLLRTFLVLSQELNTRKASERLHVSQPAVSQGLQKLRAQLGDELFVKAPNGLKATPFAEQLALEVSPYLNGLSVALNKNRSFDPLSLNASIRIAVAPIVLTCLSGALFRHFSRVAPHCTLELVAWKGDSLKSIQSDETTLGVSFVHEPGQGVHMLQLVELEARIIVRNGHPIQSKTVTPAQMESYPIASVITPGYNEQLTEAAMIMEKEGLEPTVGFRSEFAMAVIDVIENTDFFMPHSTLFPVKRYPLLKALTPLIDGEPYLSEIYAYYNMKYRDTEFIMWLIEQVQQVIKQETVHDN; translated from the coding sequence ATGGCGAAAGACTTGTTTTTTAGCATGGATTTGAATTTGTTGAGAACATTCCTTGTTCTCTCGCAAGAGCTCAATACACGCAAGGCTTCGGAGCGTCTGCATGTTTCACAACCAGCCGTTAGTCAAGGGTTACAAAAGCTGAGAGCACAGCTTGGGGATGAGTTATTTGTTAAAGCACCAAACGGATTAAAGGCAACGCCATTCGCAGAACAACTTGCGCTGGAAGTCAGCCCTTATTTAAATGGTTTATCTGTCGCTTTAAATAAAAACAGATCGTTTGATCCACTTTCACTTAACGCCTCAATACGAATTGCTGTCGCCCCCATTGTGCTAACGTGCCTTTCTGGGGCGCTTTTTCGTCACTTTTCCAGAGTTGCACCACACTGTACTCTTGAATTGGTTGCTTGGAAGGGCGACTCTCTGAAAAGCATACAGAGCGATGAGACGACCCTAGGTGTTAGTTTTGTGCATGAACCAGGCCAAGGTGTTCATATGCTTCAATTAGTAGAATTGGAAGCAAGAATTATCGTGCGTAACGGTCATCCAATACAATCTAAAACAGTCACCCCCGCGCAGATGGAATCTTACCCCATTGCTTCAGTGATCACTCCTGGTTATAACGAGCAACTTACTGAAGCCGCGATGATTATGGAAAAAGAAGGATTAGAACCAACCGTTGGATTTCGCTCTGAATTTGCTATGGCTGTCATCGACGTCATTGAGAATACAGACTTCTTTATGCCACATTCCACCCTATTTCCTGTTAAACGCTATCCGTTATTAAAAGCGCTGACCCCTTTAATTGATGGAGAACCCTACCTAAGCGAAATTTATGCTTACTACAACATGAAATACAGAGACACAGAGTTTATTATGTGGTTAATCGAACAAGTTCAACAGGTCATTAAGCAGGAAACAGTACACGACAATTAG
- a CDS encoding HAD family hydrolase: MTSPLYVFDLDETLIAADSGVLWNQFMLEKGLVTDPAFLQQDAYLMQQYAQGELDIDEYLAFCLAPLEGLPKHQVDEWVAECVATRIAPEQFLQAKQLISELKQQDIDMLIISATVSFIVHAVAKQLGIEHSLGIDVDSTQGSYRADIVGVPSYREGKVVRLQQWLEAQGKTYSSVYFYTDSVNDVPMCEYADQAFLVNPCPRLQQYAQDKPWHHLAWHKPINVE, from the coding sequence ATGACTTCACCACTTTATGTTTTTGATCTAGATGAAACCCTTATTGCTGCGGATAGCGGTGTGCTTTGGAACCAATTTATGCTGGAAAAAGGTCTGGTCACCGATCCGGCATTTTTGCAGCAAGATGCGTATTTGATGCAGCAATATGCGCAAGGAGAACTTGATATTGATGAATATTTGGCGTTTTGTTTAGCCCCCCTTGAAGGATTACCCAAACACCAAGTGGATGAATGGGTTGCTGAATGTGTTGCGACAAGAATAGCGCCAGAGCAGTTTCTACAAGCTAAGCAACTCATTAGTGAGTTGAAACAGCAGGACATAGACATGTTGATTATTTCTGCCACAGTGAGCTTTATTGTACATGCAGTGGCGAAGCAACTGGGTATTGAACATTCACTGGGGATTGATGTCGACAGCACTCAAGGAAGCTATCGTGCGGATATTGTTGGGGTGCCGAGTTATCGTGAAGGTAAGGTGGTTCGATTGCAACAATGGTTAGAGGCACAAGGAAAAACCTATTCGTCGGTCTATTTCTACACTGACTCTGTCAACGATGTACCCATGTGCGAATATGCCGACCAAGCATTTTTAGTGAACCCATGTCCAAGATTGCAACAGTACGCGCAAGACAAACCTTGGCATCACTTAGCTTGGCATAAACCAATTAATGTAGAATAA
- a CDS encoding GspS/AspS pilotin family protein, with amino-acid sequence MINKIKFSLVLAAVLTVMGCASQDDEERKRIEALAQSRASIISSGLPIESGPLSIMKASASNGIVEIMMLYNTDARGAMPMSQMLYNSTSYYCTSPDVVDNLKQGVMYRILMRNSRGQLVVDELISEDYCKQRAK; translated from the coding sequence ATGATTAATAAAATTAAGTTCAGTCTTGTCCTCGCTGCCGTGCTGACAGTGATGGGCTGTGCCAGCCAAGACGACGAAGAACGTAAAAGAATTGAAGCCCTCGCCCAGAGTCGCGCCAGTATTATTTCCTCAGGTCTGCCTATTGAGAGCGGTCCTCTTTCAATAATGAAAGCATCAGCCAGCAACGGCATTGTTGAAATAATGATGCTCTACAACACCGATGCCAGAGGCGCGATGCCGATGAGCCAGATGTTGTACAACAGCACCAGTTACTATTGCACTAGCCCAGACGTTGTCGACAATCTTAAACAAGGTGTGATGTACCGTATTTTAATGCGTAATTCTCGTGGTCAATTAGTCGTTGATGAACTCATCAGTGAAGACTACTGTAAGCAGCGAGCAAAATAA
- a CDS encoding YciI family protein yields MWYVIFSQDVENSLEKRQAVRAQHLARLQSLQNEGRLLTAGPMPAIDSETPGEAGFTGSTVIADFDSLDAAQQWAQQDPYMTAGVYQSVIVKPYKQVF; encoded by the coding sequence ATGTGGTATGTTATTTTTTCGCAAGATGTTGAAAATTCGTTAGAAAAACGACAAGCGGTAAGAGCACAACATTTGGCGCGCCTACAAAGCTTACAAAATGAGGGACGCCTTCTGACCGCGGGTCCCATGCCCGCTATCGATAGCGAAACACCCGGAGAAGCGGGTTTTACGGGTTCCACAGTGATTGCCGACTTTGATTCTCTCGATGCCGCTCAGCAATGGGCTCAGCAAGATCCCTATATGACCGCCGGCGTCTATCAAAGTGTCATCGTTAAACCCTACAAACAAGTATTTTAA
- a CDS encoding sensor histidine kinase → MRSRFFSDVQSMTGRLALFFSLVSAVVGLFCFVIISAVIYWAEDRVSERRIHIDRDAAIAIFQQGVAKGSLKLDTITYAYNDLDLVPERVKPYLEGKTSYLNDIGSEPDSVMVLFQHYEHQGELYPIVVVSAIDRVETPALEFTAVIGLILLLVTILMLLFGRLLQRLSASLIQPVNVLNHQLELHQGDPSLQFLMPEGSAREFKLLAAKLNEYRVQADKLLKREQAFARYASHELRTPLTVIKGASGLLARNSQTPFEERQVTRIKDSTNQMSAMIDTLLSLVRYERDRDSAPIRTITAQEIHDIVALNQAQADLKNLAIEVNVVSTPQTQATYATMIIVLGNLLRNAIAASQNGPIQVLMNSKSLIVTDDGEGLSETPTAEGHGLGLLIVDDLCKRYGWRFKLENHPQGGCHASIEFSSLN, encoded by the coding sequence ATGAGATCTCGTTTTTTCTCCGATGTACAAAGTATGACCGGGCGATTGGCGCTGTTTTTCTCGCTCGTCTCTGCCGTGGTGGGTTTGTTTTGTTTTGTCATTATTTCCGCTGTGATCTATTGGGCGGAAGATAGAGTCAGTGAGCGTCGAATCCATATCGACCGCGATGCGGCAATCGCAATCTTTCAACAAGGTGTCGCCAAGGGCTCGTTAAAGTTAGACACCATCACCTACGCTTATAACGACCTTGACCTAGTGCCAGAACGCGTCAAACCCTATCTAGAAGGCAAAACTAGCTACCTTAATGACATCGGAAGCGAACCCGATTCTGTAATGGTGCTATTTCAGCACTATGAACATCAAGGCGAGCTCTACCCCATTGTGGTGGTTTCCGCCATCGACCGTGTGGAGACCCCTGCGCTTGAGTTTACTGCGGTTATTGGTCTTATTTTGCTGCTCGTCACGATTTTAATGTTACTGTTTGGACGCCTATTGCAACGACTCTCCGCAAGCTTGATACAACCCGTCAATGTGCTCAATCATCAATTAGAACTACATCAAGGCGATCCTTCTCTGCAATTCTTGATGCCCGAAGGTTCAGCGAGAGAATTTAAATTGCTCGCCGCCAAATTGAACGAATATCGTGTACAAGCCGATAAATTACTGAAACGAGAGCAAGCCTTTGCGCGCTACGCCAGTCATGAATTACGCACTCCTTTGACCGTTATAAAAGGCGCAAGTGGACTGTTGGCACGTAACAGCCAAACCCCATTTGAAGAACGTCAAGTAACACGTATTAAGGATTCCACCAATCAGATGTCGGCAATGATCGACACGCTGCTTAGCTTAGTACGCTATGAACGTGACCGAGATTCTGCTCCCATTCGCACCATCACGGCACAAGAGATCCATGACATTGTGGCACTCAACCAAGCGCAAGCTGACCTTAAAAACCTTGCGATTGAAGTCAATGTTGTTAGCACTCCGCAAACGCAAGCGACCTACGCAACCATGATCATCGTACTGGGTAACTTATTGCGTAATGCCATCGCCGCGAGTCAAAATGGTCCTATTCAAGTATTAATGAACAGCAAAAGCCTGATAGTAACGGATGATGGTGAAGGACTCTCTGAAACCCCAACCGCTGAGGGGCATGGATTGGGTCTATTGATTGTTGACGACCTGTGTAAGCGATACGGCTGGCGATTTAAGTTAGAAAACCACCCCCAAGGCGGATGTCACGCCTCAATTGAATTTTCATCGCTGAATTAA
- a CDS encoding response regulator transcription factor has protein sequence MKRVLLVEDNREIAGVLFDFFEASGLQLDYADNGQLGLKLAMEGTFDLILLDLMLPRIDGLTICNQLRAAGKNTPILMLTALDSREDMLKGFEHGADDYLTKPFDLDILEARMKALMNRYRGEVASGDLSYQNVRIDLKQRKAYREDKLLALNPTTYTILEMLLRNAPEVVTRQEIALKLWDEDEPNHDVLRSHIYQLRNQLDKPFATALLKTIPKIGYALDGES, from the coding sequence ATGAAACGAGTACTGTTAGTTGAAGATAACCGTGAGATTGCCGGCGTATTATTCGATTTTTTTGAAGCCAGTGGGCTACAGTTGGATTATGCCGACAATGGTCAGTTAGGACTTAAATTGGCGATGGAAGGTACCTTCGATTTAATTCTGCTCGACCTAATGCTGCCAAGAATCGATGGATTGACGATCTGTAATCAGTTGCGCGCGGCAGGAAAGAACACGCCGATTCTGATGTTAACCGCACTTGATAGCCGCGAAGATATGTTAAAAGGGTTTGAGCACGGCGCAGATGACTACCTCACCAAACCGTTTGATCTCGATATACTTGAAGCCAGAATGAAAGCATTGATGAATCGCTACCGAGGTGAAGTCGCCTCTGGCGATCTGAGCTACCAAAATGTGCGTATCGACCTCAAACAGCGCAAAGCCTACCGTGAAGATAAACTACTGGCTTTAAACCCAACTACCTACACCATTTTGGAGATGTTGCTGCGCAATGCGCCTGAGGTGGTGACTCGTCAAGAGATAGCCCTCAAGCTTTGGGATGAAGATGAACCCAATCACGACGTACTACGCAGCCACATCTATCAATTGCGCAATCAGTTAGATAAGCCCTTTGCCACCGCACTGCTAAAGACGATTCCTAAAATCGGCTATGCACTGGACGGCGAGTCATGA
- a CDS encoding ArnT family glycosyltransferase, translating into MSINRSHLWALLGFALLLRLLSLATYPLMDTTEARYGEMARLMVETGNWLTPHFDYNIPFWGKPPLFTWMSAVGIELFGLNEFAVRAPHWLAGILTIALVCMVAKRANLDPLITALVLATCGMFSIAAGAVMTDMALTFSFTLAMVGFYYCWLQQDNAKLWGYVGFVGLGIGLLAKGPIVVVLMGAAVMPWLIFQHGFFKAFSVLWTRFPLVTGSLLMLAIATPWYYMAEQATPGFIDYFIVGEHFKRFVVSGWEGDLYGSAHERTRGMIWVYWLQSALPWSIVFPVIAWRRKERVRSAETDNNGLFSFLLMWMLAPLLVFTLAGNILPAYVLPGLPALAVLITMLVKKEDFKWLGATATVLPVLLIGAMVFLNLGKADSRSDRVLHALVEQDMPVFYVGKRPFSGQFYSQGQAKRIVSTEKLVELSDLPAFHLIGRGRDVEPVIEQHALNCSSEYTSQSKRSLYVCSAG; encoded by the coding sequence ATGAGCATTAATCGGTCTCATTTATGGGCATTATTAGGGTTTGCATTATTGCTTCGCCTTCTATCATTAGCCACCTATCCATTGATGGACACCACGGAAGCTCGCTATGGCGAAATGGCACGTCTTATGGTGGAAACAGGCAACTGGTTAACGCCACATTTTGATTACAATATTCCTTTTTGGGGTAAACCGCCGCTGTTTACTTGGATGAGTGCCGTGGGTATTGAGCTGTTTGGATTAAATGAGTTTGCCGTACGCGCCCCACATTGGTTGGCGGGAATTTTGACGATTGCGTTGGTGTGTATGGTCGCAAAGCGTGCCAATCTGGATCCGCTGATCACGGCATTGGTGTTAGCAACATGCGGTATGTTTTCGATTGCTGCCGGAGCAGTGATGACGGACATGGCATTGACCTTTAGCTTTACCTTGGCGATGGTCGGTTTCTATTATTGCTGGTTACAGCAAGACAATGCCAAACTTTGGGGATATGTAGGTTTTGTTGGCTTAGGGATTGGACTATTAGCAAAAGGACCGATTGTAGTTGTGCTTATGGGGGCTGCGGTGATGCCATGGCTTATATTCCAACACGGTTTTTTCAAAGCATTCAGTGTACTTTGGACTCGCTTTCCCTTGGTGACAGGTTCGCTACTTATGTTAGCCATCGCCACCCCTTGGTACTACATGGCAGAGCAGGCGACGCCGGGCTTCATTGATTATTTTATCGTTGGCGAACACTTTAAGCGCTTTGTGGTTTCCGGTTGGGAAGGGGATCTTTATGGCAGTGCTCACGAACGCACCCGAGGTATGATTTGGGTTTACTGGCTACAATCTGCATTGCCTTGGTCGATTGTTTTTCCTGTTATTGCATGGCGCAGAAAAGAGCGCGTTCGTAGCGCAGAAACGGACAACAATGGATTATTTAGCTTTCTATTAATGTGGATGCTTGCTCCTTTATTAGTGTTTACTTTAGCGGGAAATATCTTACCTGCTTATGTGCTGCCAGGCCTGCCTGCTTTAGCGGTGTTAATCACGATGTTGGTGAAAAAGGAAGACTTTAAATGGTTAGGTGCGACTGCGACAGTGCTTCCGGTTTTGCTTATCGGCGCGATGGTGTTCTTGAACTTAGGCAAAGCGGATTCACGCAGCGATCGTGTTCTCCACGCCTTAGTTGAGCAAGATATGCCGGTATTTTATGTTGGCAAACGTCCTTTCTCTGGGCAGTTTTACAGCCAAGGGCAAGCGAAGAGAATCGTAAGTACCGAAAAATTGGTTGAGTTGTCGGATCTGCCGGCATTCCATCTTATCGGTCGAGGTCGTGACGTAGAGCCTGTGATTGAGCAGCATGCACTTAATTGCTCTAGTGAATATACCTCTCAGTCGAAGCGCTCACTGTATGTCTGTTCGGCGGGTTAA
- the yciA gene encoding acyl-CoA thioester hydrolase YciA, with protein MSTSPKGQLLTRTLAMPSDCNANGDIFGGWIMSQLDLAGGILAKEISHGRIVTVSVSSITFKKPVSVGDVVCVYGECSRIGNTSMNIDLEVWVKPVRDHGVEERFMVCDATFNYVAIDEAGRPRPIQK; from the coding sequence ATGTCTACCTCTCCCAAGGGTCAACTACTGACTCGTACTTTAGCCATGCCAAGCGATTGTAATGCCAATGGCGATATTTTCGGTGGCTGGATTATGTCCCAACTCGATTTAGCTGGCGGTATTCTTGCTAAAGAGATCTCCCACGGACGCATCGTGACCGTTTCCGTTTCAAGTATTACCTTTAAAAAACCGGTAAGCGTAGGTGATGTTGTTTGTGTTTACGGTGAGTGTTCTCGTATCGGCAACACCTCAATGAACATTGACCTGGAAGTTTGGGTTAAGCCCGTGAGAGACCACGGTGTCGAAGAACGTTTTATGGTATGTGACGCCACATTTAACTATGTCGCCATTGATGAAGCGGGACGACCAAGACCGATTCAGAAGTAA
- a CDS encoding septation protein A: MKQIIDFIPLIIFFALYKMQDIYVATGALIAATAVQIVVTYFLYKKVEKMQLITFAMVTVFGGMTIFLQDENFIKWKVTIVYAIFAIGLAVSHAIGRSAIKGMLGKEISLPDPVWTKINTAWVAFFSFCAGLNIYVAYEMPLDVWVNFKVFGLLIVTLLFTVLTGIYIYKKMDKSEQPEQELDQKLNKDEQDHTS; the protein is encoded by the coding sequence ATGAAGCAAATTATTGATTTTATTCCCCTGATTATCTTTTTCGCTCTTTACAAGATGCAGGATATCTATGTCGCTACCGGCGCATTAATTGCGGCAACGGCGGTACAGATTGTCGTCACTTACTTCTTGTATAAGAAAGTAGAAAAGATGCAGCTGATTACTTTCGCCATGGTGACGGTATTTGGCGGTATGACCATTTTCTTGCAAGACGAGAACTTTATTAAATGGAAAGTGACCATTGTCTACGCCATCTTCGCTATCGGCTTGGCAGTCAGTCACGCGATTGGGCGCAGTGCCATCAAAGGTATGTTGGGCAAAGAAATCTCATTACCCGACCCTGTTTGGACCAAGATCAACACCGCTTGGGTCGCCTTTTTCTCATTCTGTGCGGGTCTTAATATCTATGTCGCCTACGAAATGCCGCTGGATGTTTGGGTTAACTTCAAGGTATTTGGTTTATTGATCGTCACCTTACTGTTCACTGTCCTTACTGGTATCTACATCTACAAAAAAATGGATAAAAGTGAGCAACCTGAGCAAGAGTTAGACCAAAAGCTAAATAAAGACGAACAAGATCACACTTCTTGA
- a CDS encoding methyl-accepting chemotaxis protein — MIKKISLKNKLTFAASLAITIGGLFVEALSYNASLNRLENEVESSLTGTVTAYNQYVVDWLASKERSLTSLSSDIPPQNVITHLEQVRHSGAFDNVFLALPDGSQKNANEVILPAGNNDPREWGWYINAIKAPSKVFMDNPTVAAATGANVVSLGKAIQFSGSSAVLGADVEITDIVNGLSQVILPGTGYMFIMNEQGNVFTHANTQLLHKPVSELGLTAQIINAANRSSTSVMASVNGMDSVIRVIKIPGTSLTTVAVVDYSSLVAPLNDAIWKQVLAALVIVIICIVLFSALCNILFKPLNNVSNALEKIATGDADLTQRIHVESNDEVGKLANNFNLFVTSLNTLIANIRTQSSRLNDYSEENSQLATKAVDGVNQQQQEITMVATAVHELSLATQEISQNAVQAANAARESEDNTVHGQEMVHKTRGSINRLAEELETAGQVVSDLDKHAQEISTVLSTIQGIAEQTNLLALNAAIEAARAGEQGRGFAVVADEVRVLSQRTHSSTEEIKATIETLQNTTNKAVTIMESSAEFAENSVEDADKATLALKEINSSVSLISDMATQIATAAEEQTHVTSQVTENITLIKDVADQLVLHSQDSSSSSSKVKLELEELSQKVSTFKVS, encoded by the coding sequence ATGATTAAAAAAATATCACTAAAAAACAAGCTGACATTCGCAGCAAGCCTGGCAATCACCATTGGTGGGCTATTCGTCGAAGCACTTTCTTATAATGCATCATTAAATCGACTGGAAAACGAAGTTGAATCATCCCTTACCGGTACCGTCACTGCCTACAACCAATATGTGGTTGATTGGTTAGCTTCAAAAGAGCGATCGTTAACCTCGCTATCTTCAGACATTCCACCGCAAAACGTCATTACTCACCTTGAGCAAGTTCGCCATTCCGGCGCTTTTGATAACGTGTTTCTTGCACTGCCCGATGGCTCACAAAAGAATGCTAATGAGGTGATTCTGCCAGCAGGCAACAATGACCCTCGTGAATGGGGTTGGTACATCAACGCAATTAAAGCGCCTTCGAAAGTCTTTATGGACAACCCAACTGTCGCAGCAGCGACTGGTGCTAACGTTGTATCGTTGGGCAAAGCGATTCAATTTAGCGGCAGCAGTGCGGTTCTGGGTGCGGATGTCGAAATTACAGATATTGTTAATGGGCTGTCACAGGTAATTCTTCCTGGGACGGGCTATATGTTTATTATGAATGAACAAGGCAATGTTTTTACCCATGCCAACACTCAACTGCTCCACAAACCTGTATCTGAGCTTGGTTTAACCGCTCAAATCATTAACGCCGCAAACCGCAGTTCCACTAGTGTCATGGCATCGGTCAACGGCATGGATTCGGTCATTCGCGTAATCAAGATACCAGGAACGTCATTAACCACGGTGGCAGTCGTTGACTATAGCTCACTCGTTGCACCATTAAATGATGCGATCTGGAAACAAGTTCTCGCGGCCCTAGTTATTGTCATTATCTGTATCGTTCTATTTAGCGCGCTATGTAATATTCTATTTAAACCTCTAAATAACGTATCTAACGCGTTAGAAAAAATAGCGACCGGCGACGCGGATTTGACACAAAGAATCCATGTTGAAAGCAATGATGAGGTGGGCAAGCTTGCCAATAACTTCAATCTGTTCGTCACCAGTTTGAACACGCTTATCGCCAATATTCGCACGCAATCGAGCCGTCTGAACGACTACTCTGAAGAAAACTCACAGCTTGCGACCAAAGCGGTTGATGGTGTCAATCAGCAGCAACAAGAGATTACGATGGTGGCAACAGCCGTTCACGAACTGTCTCTCGCGACTCAAGAAATTTCACAAAATGCCGTGCAAGCTGCCAACGCCGCGCGCGAATCAGAGGACAACACGGTGCATGGTCAAGAGATGGTGCACAAAACCCGCGGTTCGATAAATAGACTGGCGGAAGAACTTGAAACTGCAGGTCAGGTTGTCAGTGATCTTGATAAACATGCTCAAGAGATCTCCACCGTTCTCTCGACTATTCAAGGCATTGCTGAGCAAACCAATTTACTGGCGCTTAACGCCGCTATCGAAGCTGCGCGCGCAGGTGAACAAGGACGAGGTTTTGCGGTGGTTGCTGACGAAGTAAGAGTGCTTTCACAACGCACCCACTCTTCGACTGAAGAGATCAAAGCGACCATTGAAACTCTGCAAAATACAACCAATAAAGCCGTGACGATAATGGAAAGCAGCGCTGAGTTTGCTGAAAACTCGGTGGAAGATGCCGATAAAGCGACGCTAGCGCTGAAAGAGATTAATTCATCCGTCAGCTTAATTAGCGACATGGCAACGCAAATTGCCACTGCAGCAGAAGAGCAAACTCATGTGACTAGCCAAGTCACAGAAAATATTACTCTAATCAAAGATGTTGCCGATCAACTGGTGCTTCACTCACAAGACAGTTCAAGCTCTTCAAGTAAAGTAAAACTAGAACTTGAAGAGTTAAGTCAAAAAGTATCCACTTTTAAAGTTTCTTAA